In Kordiimonas sp. SCSIO 12610, the sequence GAAACGGATTTCACGGACCTCGCGAGCGTCGAAGCGGCGGCATCCAACACGACACAAGGTGGCGTAGCTGGGTTACTAATAGACACAGGTACAGGCGACAGTATTTTCCTCGAGGGCCTAACGACCACAGACCTCGCCAGTATCAATATAGTATTTTAAGAGGCAGGGTAGTAGGCACAAAAGATGCTGAGCAAGATACGCAATGTTGAAGAAGGCGATGATACTTTGACCATATCGCTTTCTTATACTGTGCTCGCAATTCCGATTTTTATTTGTGGGATTTGGTTGCTTGTATGGGGCGGTGCAGAGCTTTTGAACAGGGATGAAGCGTTCGAGATTACGAGATTAGTCAGCGAGGACAAAAACGATCCGGTTTGGGCCCTATTGATGGGGATCGCCTTGGTTATATTTGGCTGGTTTTGCCACTTTCGCAGTATTTTTGTTCTATCCAAAAAAACGGGTTTAATGGAATGGAGCAGAAAACGTATTTTCTGGCACGAGGGCGGCATAGTTCCCCTTAGTCAGATACAAAATGTGGAACTTGAAGAAAGGTATTCAAGGGGGAAAACCATGTATCGAATAACACTTTTCACAACCTATGAAACCTTGCCAATCACCCGCATCCACACCAATCTGTTTTCACGTTGGCAGGAAGAAACTGTAGAGGCAATTCGAAGGTTCCTTGGCTTGTAGCGCGTTGAAACTTCTGAACTAACTTAACTAAGGCATTGCGCGTTCCTGAATTCCCTGCAATGATTTTCCTGTTATATGGATGGGCAAAATATTAGGGGATATATCGTGGTAAAATTTCAATCGTACGCGGTGAAAACTAGCGATCTAAATCAAGCTTCGTGGCAAAGCAGAAAGCGGTTTGGCCGTGTGGGGGTTAGCGCGATTGCGCTCGCGGCATCACTCACTGTGCAGCCATTGACTGCGATAACACCGATTGCCCACGCGGTTGAGGACACACTGCCGTTTGACGGTAAAACGGCAGATAAGCTCGAATTTAGCGTGTCTGAAGGCACGTGGATGTCGCTTGACCTGACGCCCGATGGTAAGACGATTGTTTTCGAGCTTTTGGGAGATCTGTATACCATGCCTGCTGCGGGCGGTAAGGCCACGCGCATACTGGACGGGTTGGGCTATGCGGCGCAGCCCCGCGTGTCGCCGGACGGAAAATGGATTGCCTTTATTTCTGACCGTGATGGATCGAATAATCTCTGGGTTGCGCCCTTTGATGGGGGTACGCTCGGGAAGCCGCGCAAGCTCTCTGATGAAGCCTATACAAAGGTCATATCCCCCACTTGGATGCCGGATAGCCAATATGTGGTGATGAGCAAAATCACCCGCGATCAGGGCCTGACGATGCATCATATCGCCGGCGGTGACGGTCTTTCGCTTGCATTAAACAACGGCGGCGGCGCTGTTGAGGGGATGGGCGCAACCGTTAGCCCCGATGGTCGCTATATCTATTACGCGCGAAATGCCCGTGGCTTTGCGCGTTTCCCGGCGCTTCAGATTTACCGGTTTGACCTTGAAAGCGGCGAAGAAATTCAAATCACCCAGGGGGAAGGCGGCGGCCTTCGCCCGTTACTTTCACCCGATGGAACCCTTCTTGTGTACGCCACACGGCGGGACGGGGAAACCGGTCTACGGCTCAGGAACCTGAAAACGGGCGCGGATACACCGCTAGTTTGGCCTGTGCAGCGCGACAGCCAGGAAAATTTCGGTGCGGACCGTGATGTTTTGCCGGGGTATGCCTTTACGCGTGATGGCAGCGCGCTTTTGTATCACACTGGCGGGAAAATTCAGGAAATTGCCTTGGGTACGGGCGAGCAGCGCGAAATTCCGTTTACCGCTGATGTCTCGCTCGATATCGGGCCAGAACTTTCGTTTTCTTACCGCGTTGACGATAGTGATATGGTCGAGGCGCAGATCATCCATAATCCAACCACATCACCCGATGGGTCAAAGCTCGCGATGTCGGCGCTTACGAAAATCTATGTGATGGATAAAAAGGACGGCACGCCCACGCGCCTGACGAAAGGCGATGCCTGGGAATTTCAGCCCGTCTGGTCACCGGACGGCAAGTGGATTGCCTATGTGACCTGGTCGATGAATGAGGGCGGGCATATCTGGAAAATGCGCGCAAATGGCCGCGGCAAACCGCAGAAGCTAACGGTTGATCCCGCCTTTTATACGGACCTTGCCTTTTCAAAAGACGGTAAGCGGATTGTTGCCATGCGCGGCAACGAATGGCAGCGGCATCAAACCTTTTCGGAATTTGGTGGCCTCGCGACCCGCCTTGATCTTGTTTGGCTGGACGCGAAAGGAAGCGACACAAATGTGATCGTCGCTGCAAACGGCGCCCGCCGCCCACACATGGGGCCAGAGGATGACCGGATTTACCTTTATGATGGTGGGGCGCTGTTCTCGCTTCGTTATGACGGCAGCGACAAGCGCGATCACCTGATCGTTGAGGGACCGCGCGGTAACCGCAATTCCACCGAGGCACCAACGGCGGAGGATGTGCGCATGTCGCCAGACGGCAAGCATGCACTCGCCTTCATCAATAAACAGATTTATGTGATGCCGCTCACGAAAATTGGCGGCGATGTGCCGGTGATGGCGCACTATGGCGGCGGCCTGCCGAACAAGCGCCTGACGGATGTGGGGGCAGATTTCTTCGGCTGGTCAGATGCGGGCAATACAATCTATTGGGCGATTGGGTCCACCTATCTGGAACGGGGGATGGACAGCATCGATTTCGCCCCGGAGGACGGCGCAGAAGATGAAAATAATGCAGACGATAAAAAGGAATCAACTTCGGACTCTAAGGACTCTGATAACGACTCTGAAAATACCAACAATTTAACTAAAATTGTAAATGAAACGGGTCAGGAACAATTCGATTCAGAATCAGATTCGAAGGAGTCTGAAGAGCAATTTTGCTCCATAACCAGAATAGAAGGCGGCACCGTTACTTTAAGTGAAGAGTTTGATTGTGCAGAAAATCCTGAACTGATGGAACTGGCGAAACAGCAAGCAGACATGCTTAAAGCCGCGCAGCCCGAAAACCCCGCGCTTGATGCGGATGAAAGCGTAACCGCAACCAAAATCAGCGTCATGGTACCGCGCTCAAAACCCGTTGGGTCTATCGTGCTCAGGGGGGCGAACGTAATCCCGATGAAGGCGGGCACAACCGCATCGATGGACAGGGTCGTTGAAAATCAGGATATCCTTATCACCGATAACCGCATTGTGGCGGTGGGCGATAATGGCACCCTTGATGTGCCAGCGGGCGCAGAGGTCGTGGACGTATCCGGTAAATATATCATGCCCGGTTTCATCGATACCCACGCGCACTGGGAATTTAGAACACAGGATGTGCTGGAACCACAGAACTGGTCGCTCGCTGCGAACCTCGCTTACGGTGTCACGGCGGGGCTGGACGTACAAACCAGCCATAAGGATTATTTCGCCTACCGCGATATGGTTGACACTGGCCAATCCGTTGGGCAGCGCGCCTTTATGACCGGGCCGGGGATTTTCGGCAATAATGATTTCCAAAGCTATGATGCGGTTTATCATTACCTCAGCCGATATTCGCACCATTATGGCACCTATAATATCAAATCCTATATCGCGGGGAACCGCAAACAGCGCCAGTGGGTGGTGAAGGCCGCAAAGGCACAAAACCTGATGCCAACAACCGAAGGCGCGGGCGATATGAAGCTGGATATCACCCATGCGATCGACGGCATGCACGGCAACGAACATACCCTGACGATTGCGCCCATGTATGATGATGTGCTCACGCTTTATGCCGAAACCAAAACCGCCTATACGCCCACATTGCTGGTACAATATAACGGCATTTCGGCAGAGGAATATTTCTTCGCGAACGAGGATGCGTACGGCGACGAAAAACTACGCCGTTTTTACCCGCGCAACCGCTTGGCTGAGTTAACGCAGCGCCGCGGCATCTGGGCGCGGGATGAGGAATATAGCTTTGACCATATCGCGTCCGCCGCCGCCGATTTGCAGCGCAAGGGCGGCCTTGTGGGTGTGGGTGGCCACGGTGAATTGCAGGGCCTTGGCTATCACTGGGAAATGTGGGCCATGGGCCTTGGCGGCATGACGAACGTGGAGGTCCTGCGCGCCGCCACCATCGACGGTGCTAAAATCATCGGGATTGACCTTGATCTGGGGTCCATAGAGGCTGGGAAGCTCGCGGATTTGGTGGTCTTGGATAAAAACCCGCTGGAGAATATCAGGCACACCAACACCATCAAATATGTGATGAAAAACGGCGAGTTTTATGAGGGTGATACGCTCAATCAGATTTGGCCCACCAAACGCGACCTAAAGCCCTTCTGGTGGTGGGACGGCGACCTCCGCGCCAAGAATAGTTTGAAGGAGTAGGGGAGAGCGATAATGAAACATGGTCATTCCCGCGCAAGCGGGAGGCCATAACGTTATTTGCTTTAGAATGATTTGCCAATTAAGCCCGGAATGACTTAGACTGATTTGGATGGGGGTAAGATGACAGTGTCGTTTCGCAGTGTTACGAAATTAATAGCGCGAACCAGCTTTGTTTTGATCGCTGGTTTGTTCGCAGTTCTGTTTTTTTATGCCCTGATTAACCCGTTGGGTTACTTGAATACTGTGGCAGGTAAGGTTCCCTTTTACTCATCGCATAAGCATGTCATTCGATTGGTGGACTATTATTTTGAAAAAGGGATTTTCTATAACTGTCATACTATAAAATACATTGGGTATAAGGCATGGGGGCCGATGATCCCGCTACGCGATGATACAGGCCAGAGCCGATTAACAGGCAATATTGATAATAACAAAGTCATCTATTTATGGGGTACAGACTTTGTTACCGAGAATGTCAAAGAATATTATTTAGCAATGGCTGACCATAACAATTTAGTGCGAAGTAGGTGTGGCCATATCGGAAAGCGATAGGCCTTTGAATAGATTTAATCTCTTTCTATATACCAATCATCAGCAAAGCATTCAAAACAGGTATCACGGAAGTAAAAGAGATAGTGATGACTTCCTCCCTGAAAACCTGTATCTATCCATTCCACTTCGCTTGTTTCCAGTAAAGGGTCACCTGTATTCTGGTAAAACTCACCCCATTTGGGGGCAATTTTGCTGAAACGGCATTGCCCCAAATACCAGCCTTCATCATTAATATGACTAAACCCATACCGAGCACAATTGATGAAACGGAGTTTTGCAGTGTTACCAAGAACGGTGTTTTTGGAAATGTATGGGTTTAAAATAAAGCTTAGTTGAACACTTTTATCGACTATGGAAGTGTTAGGCTCTGGTGAATTGGGATCAGCATTCCAGCCATCATTAAGTTGTATAAATGTAGCGCTCATATGATCTTGCCATCCTATATGCCGAGATTGTATTAATAATTAAATAGTATGCAATCATATTAGTGACTTGGGGGTGCTGTGTATTTATCTTTCATCATAGGGCAGATTATTTATTACACACGTGTGTTTGAAGAAAAACAGGCGCGGGTTATCTTGGGCCGGGATTATGAACAGAAAAGCCCTTGGCTCAGCGCGCTGAAAGCTGTTTTGTATTTTTTGAGCCTATTCGCTTTTTTGATTTATATGCTGTCGGTGATTAATTTGGGCTGGTTTTCCCTTGTATTGCTACTTATTGCAATGGAATGTTCGGGCCTTATTTTTAAAAGTGTAAATAAACATTTTCGGAACTGGTACGAATGACCTTATCCACACCAATCACCAACACCTATCAGCGCCTTGCCGTATCGCCCATCATCATTATGAGCGCACTCACATTCACAGCCGCGCAGGCACCATTACACGCATCGGCACAGGCATCCATAGAGGCATCAGCACAGGCAGAAGAACAGCCGGAGTTTTGCGGGCAAATTCCGCGGGTGGGGTGGGCGAACTATGAAAAGCTCGATGTCAGCGATGATTGGTTTCAGGTTTACCAGCTTCATGATGATCTTTATGCCATTTCAGAACCCTATCAGTGGCAGGAAGTGATCAGCTATCTGATCATTGGGGAAAGTCGCGCGCTGTTGTTCGATAGCGGGAACGGCATGGGTGATATCAAACGCGTTGTGGATGCGCTGACGCCGCTTTCGGTCACTGTGCTCGCAAGCCATAGTCATATCGATCATGTGGGCGGGCATTATCAGTTTGAAACGGTGCTCGCGCCCGAAACCGCCTTCACCAATGACCGGGCGAAGGGGCGGGGGAATGCCTTTGTGGCTGAGGAAGCAAGCACGGCGGCGCTGTGCCGACCATTACCGAACGGTGTAACGGAGGATAATCACCGTACCCGCGCCTTCACGCCAACCGCGCGCGTAGAGGAAGGAAGCAAAATTGACCTCGGCGGTACGGTGCTGACGGTGATGATGATCCCGGGGCATACGCCCGATAGCCTGATGCTGTTGGACACGGCGAAGGGCCGCCTGTTTACGGGTGATAGCTATTATAAAGGGCCGATCTGGCTTTATGCGAGCGAGACCGATTTGCCTGCCTATGCGCGCTCCATTGGCCGCATGGCGGACCTTGCGCCGACGCTCACCAGCATTCACGGCGCGCACAATGAACCCTACAGCGACCCCGCAGAGCTTTTGAAGGTGCGGAATGCCTTCACCGCGATTATGGCGGGTACACGCAAACCCGATGAGGTTTTGGGCACGCAGGCGATTTATCAGTTTGGAACCTTCGACCTCTTGATGCAAAAGGACCATGATCACAAGTAAGATAGGGACCGGACTTCATTGTAAATTATGGAATGTTTGTTCCCGCTGAAGCTTGTGCGGGCATGGACATCTATTGCCTGTTTGCTGCGATCTGGAGCTTAAAACGGTTGGTGATCTTGCCGGGGCTGATCAGTCTGAAACCTGAAAATACACTCACAATATATCAATAGATATAAACGAAAGATTATTTCAAATAGATTAAAATACGACTTTCAAGTTGATTATTGCCTTAAATACTCCCTATGTTTGTTTTTGTGTCACAAAAGTTAAACAAAATACAAAAAACTAAACTTTGGTTGTGTGGCGCGCGCTGGTTGTCATTCACATGATGGTCGGTTGTTTAAAGTCAAATATTTTAGGGTAGGAACATGAACATGACAAAATCAGGTATAAGAAATTTCCTGGCATGTGCGGGCATATCGTCGTTGGCGTTGGTCGCAACAGGCGCTGTCGCTCAGGATGAGGGAGCATCCGACGATACACTGTCGCAACTACGGGCGAATGTAATCAGCAATGCTGGCGAACTGGCCTCGCTTGATAGGGGAAACTCTTCACAAGCCATAAGGTCTTTTCTAAGAAGCCGCGGCTTTGGTGTGACAACCGCTGGCTCTGCCACCTTGGTGAAAGAACATTTTGATAAGCAAGGCCGTCGTTTTGCTGCCTATGAGCAGCGGATCAATGGATTGCGGGTTCATGGTGCCTATGCCCGATTGGCGTTTGATCGGAATAATGCCCCCATTCATGCGATGGAACGTTTCGCAACGATTTCAGCAAATGTGAGCGCTGCGGGCATCAGTGAAGAAACCGCTTTGAACGCTGCAATCACAGAGCATTTTAACGGGCAGGTTAATAGCCCAGGCCGTTCCGGTAGCAGCGCTGGTAATTCAAATGCAAAAGTATTTTTCGAGAAAGGCACGTTCTTTTATACGGAACCATCTGTTGAGCGGGTGATCATCGCGCGCGGTGCTAAAGGCCAGGGCGGCCTCGCGGAAGGTTTCCTTGTGGAGACCTGGAGCCAAAGCGACAATATGCTTTATGAAACCGTGGTTGATGGACGAGGCCGGGTGATTTCGTCGGAACTAAGAACCGCAACGCAGGATACCTATAGTATTTTCCCTGATCATCCCGGCAATAGTTCCCAAACTGTAGTAAGCGGCCCCGGTGCAGGTAACGCCCAATCACCGTCCGGTTGGCTGGCCGGCAATCAAAGCACCCAGCTTATTCAGGGTAATAACGTGCGGGCGTATCTGGATGTTGATGCCAATAATGCACCTGATGGTGGGGGTGTACCCGTTGGGAATAGCTCCTTTACAACGTCCGCTAACCTTGCGCAGGACCCAACAACGACCGATAATCGCAATGTCGCGGTTCAGAACCTGTTCTACTATAATAATGTCATTCATGACCGTCTTTATATCCATGGCTTTACCGAAGCAGCGGGTAACTTTCAGGAGAATAACTTCGGAAATGGCGGTGCAGGCTCCGACAGCGTCAATGCCGAAGCACAAGACGGTGGTGGCTTCAATAATGCCAATTTTGCAACGCCGTCCGATGGCTCTAATCCGAGAATGCAAATGTTTTTGTGGGATTTGACATCGCCGTTCCGTGATGGTGATCTGGACTCCGATATCATCTGGCATGAATACGGGCATGGCCTGACCTGGCGGATGATTGGTTCCATGTCGGGTGATATTTCCGGCGCAATCGGCGAGGGTATGGCCGATACGCTTGCGATTATCATCAATAACGATGATGCGGTCGGTGAATATTCTGCGAACCGTTCTGCGGGAATTCGGTCCTCCCGTTATGGAAGCCATCAGGATACTATTGGTGACTTTGACAGTAATCGCGGCGTCCACCGAAATGGTGAAATTTACGGCGCTACCATGTGGGATTTACGGACACTTTATCTCTCTAACGGCTTTACGGATAATGATCTGCTGGATGATCTGGTTGGTGGGATGAATTTTACTCCGTCAGGTCCGGATTATTTTGATATGCGAAATGGTATTCTTGCGCAGGCACCAGCCGATCGTACATGCCTGGTCTGGGAGGCTTTCGCGGGGCGCGGAATGGGTGATGGTGGCTCTATGGGAGGGCGTAGACGCATTTCCGTGACACAGTCTTTCAGCCTTCCTGCAGAGTGTGATGATACGCCGCCTCCGCCGCCACCTGTCGAAGTTGATGCGGCGCTGGCCAATCTTTCAGGTTCGGCTAGTTCTCAAGGTCGCAATCGTTGGAGTGCTAGTGTAACGGCATCGGTTATCGATAACGCAACAGGCAGCGCAGCATCCAATGTGACCGTTTCCGGTACATGGAGCACTGGTGACAGCGGTTCTTGCACAACAGATACGTCAGGTAGCTGTTCAGCAACATTATCAGGGCTGCGAACCAATCGGGTTTCCAGTGTTACCTTTACGGTGAATTCGATTGCAGGTGATGCAAATGCAAATGGTGTCGGAACTTCGGTAACCATTAATCGGCCTTAGACCTTTATCTCAGGCAAAATGATAAACAGGGCGCAAATTGCGCTCTGTTTTTTCTCTAGCGTTTAGTGCACTCATTTGAGCTACAGCGTCAAATATCCATAGGCGAAATCGGCGATTTGGTCGCAAAATTCCTCGTCGGATAAGTCGAGTTCCCAATCGGGGCTATCGTCCCTAAAAAGGCCGCGCTCGATATAGATATTGTTTAGGTAATAGGCCAGCATGCCAGCGGCTTTGCCGTGATCTTGTTGCGTTACCTCGTGCGCATAGAGCGTGATAATCGCCTTCATGCTTGCGAGCATCGCATCTTCCATGCCCTTGAACTCATGTTCCACCCGTTGTGCGTGCTTGCGCCCATAAATATGGATGGCGCGCATGATATGGGCCTGGCTGGTTAATTGCCACCAGTTTGAGCGTGCGATCATTTTTAACGCTTCGCGGAGCGGTACACCCTCAAGGTCAAGGCTTGCCTCGGGCGACGCGGCCCATTCATTCAGGCGCTTTAGGTAAAGTTCCAGAAGAACCGGGATGAACCCTTCCTTTTTATCGAACCGACGATAAATTGATGCGGGCGAAACACCGGCACGGGCCGCGATTTCATTCACCGAGATATCATCAAAATCCTTCTCATGCAAAAGCGCCTCTAACGCCGTTAAAAGCGCATCACGGGTTTGCTCTGATCGTCGCTGATGGGTTTTCCTTGCCCCTTGACTCTTCACCTTATAATCCTATATGTAAAAGTAAATTACATTTACATTTTATAATAAAATTCAATAAAGTCAATGAATTAATATGACTTTATATGCGTGATTTTGAAAGAAAACAGGAAGGACGGGACGATGATAATAGGGTTGATAACATTAGGGTTTCTTACGGTGGCAGCATCGTTGTTGGAGGGTGAAACTGCAAATGGAACTGTGCAGCCAAATATGGATATGACCAGTGGGGTTATCAGTGAAGTTACCAGTGACGTTAGCAGTAAAATGGAAATTGTCGGTGCGCCCCCTCTTGGTAGTAGCCCGACATCGATTGATCTTACGCTCATGCTGATTATTGGGGTTGGGTTACCTTTTGTCGGATGGGTTCTGCATAAAAGGGAAATGGCTCGGAAGGAAAAAGGCGTTAAAACCCCTTTGCTTGCCAGTTATCAGCATTCCCTTTTGTTTTTGTGGGTACCCACAATTCTGCTGATCGCTGCGTGGATATATCAGGGGCGCACGTTTGATCAGCTTGGTTTGGGGTTCGCTGGCACTTGGCAGAACTGGTTGGGGTTGGGCATCGTTGTTATTCTTTCTGCCTTTTACATGGGGCAAGCGTTTCGTGTGAAAACGAATGAACGCGCGGCTGAAAGCGTGCGAAAGGGGTTGGAAGGTGAAGCTGGCATTCAGGATATTGCACCGCAATCACACAAAGAATACCGTGTTTTTCAAATACTTTCGCTCAGCGCCGGCTTGACCGAAGAGATTATGTTCAGGGCCTTTCTGGTTTGGGGGCTGTCGCACTATATGCCGGTTATTCTGGCGGCGGCCCTATCGCTCGCTGCTTTCACATTGGCGCACTTATATCAGCAGACATTCAATGCAATCATTCGGGTGCTTTTGATGGGGGGCACCTTGACGCTGGTGTATCTTTTAAGCGGATCACTGTGGCCTGCGATTATCCTGCATGCTGGCGTGGATTTGGGTAGCGGCGCGATACTTTGGTACGCAAGGCAAAATACTGGACCTGATCAATCTGAATAACCTTAGAAACCTGGGCAGAAGTTTCCGGTTGATCGGGTGCGATGCCACCCCTATAAATTGCAGCGTATGCAATTGGGGTGTATGATGAGTGTTGATTTAGTCCGCTATTATCAGTTTTTGCTGATGCATTTTGACCGTTTCAGGCATGAGGGTGTGCAGGGTGATCTGCGAACGCTGATCCCGATCAAGGATATTCGCCGCCGCAAGCGGGTGAAAAGCGTACTTGAAAAAGCTCTTGGTTTCTCAGCAAACAGCGCTGTCCGTAAAGACAGAATGGGCAGTGCAGACAGCACGGCCAGTGAGGGTGGTGCAGAAAATGCAGGCGGCGCCAATAGTGGCCCCATTCTGGAATTTGGCGTGTATAACGGGCGTACCATTCGTTACATGGCGAATATGCTGCCGGACACTAAACTTTATGGCTTTGACAGTTTTGAGGGGTTCCCGGATGATGGCCGCAGCGACTGGCAGGCGGATTTTTCGGTCGAGCGCATGCCCGATGTGCCGGACAATGTTACCCTGATAAAAGGCTATTTTGACGAAAGCCTGCCCAAATTTCTGTATGAAACACCAGCGCTTCCATCGCCGCGCCTGTTGCATATTGATTGCGACCTATATTCGTCGACCAAGGTTGTGTTTGACCATGTGGGGCCTTTGCTGGACGCGGGGAATATCATCGTCTTTGACGAATTGCTGCATTATGGCAGTTTTCACAGTAATGAATTTCTGGCCTTTTTCGAATTTCTGGAGAAGAGGGGGCTGAGCTTTCGATGGCTCGTGAAGGTTGGCAAGCTAATGCCACTTGAAGACCTGCTCAATCAAAAGGCAAATCATATCTTGCCGTCTATGATTGACTTGCGGGTACTTGGCTATCACCAGAATGTTGCAATCGAGCTGACCCAAAGGCCCAAAAGTTATGCGGACGACCTTGCAAAATATCGCTCCAAAGCCGAGGACCTGGCAAAACTATATCCGCTCGAATAGTAGGCGACATAATTGGCTACGCGGTTATGCGGTAAGGGTGTTTACTGGTAGGTATAGAGAAAGCTGATAATGTTATTTACGGCGTCCGTACTGTGGTTTGGATAACGGTTTTTCCCTGAGTTTGTTTACCTCTGCGAGCGTCGTGTATTTGCGTATTTTTTTGCTTGGCCGCGGAGCGTTATAGTCGAGTTGAATTTCGCGTGGTTTGTTGTCATCATTGACGTTGATTGACGTATATTTTTCAAGTTCTACGGAAAGCTTTTCAGTGTCAACTTCCAGATGACTTAGCATAAGCTTATCGAGCTCAATATGCTGATTGCCGATAACTTTAAGATAACGATTTTTGCTAGATGTCAGATACCCTCCATCATCCTGATATGCGAATTCTATCTCTTTAATTTGGCTGGCCCATTGATAGTGAGTGTAACTCCAGGCTCCATTGATGGTTAGGCCGAAAGAAGAAACCTCAAGAGCGTCGGGTGCAAAGAAGAGATGACGAATTTTGCTACCAATATAATACGGAGCTATAATGAGAATGATTGGCGTGAGGACAGTTGCTCGGCCGAGTTCATGATCAGCATTATTGTATACATTATCGTAGATTAGGGTCAGCCAATAAATCGCTGCTACCAAGAGGCATGTGAAAATCACAATAATGAACCATGCCATGCTTTTACTGTAATAAACTTTCACACTTACCCCCTGATTTTATCCCGCAGTATATAATACCGATATGTGGCCTCTGCGGCCAGTTTGCCGAGTGTGCCATAGCTGTTTTTAAGGCCGTAATGATCGGTGAAATCCCGGTATGTCTCGTCACCGTCCGCAACCGCGCCCGCGATCATATCCCCGAACAGGTGCGTAAGCGCGACCCCGTGCCCACCAAACCCGTGGGTGAACCAAACACCGTCAGCGGGCCTTCCAATCACTGAATTGCCTATAACTGGCATTTTATGGCGGGCATAGCTCATGATGCCATGCCATGAATAGTCGATTTTTATGCCTTCTAACTGCGGGTACACGCGCATCAGGTCGCTATATAATTTATCCTTAATGTCCGGTGGGTTCATCGCGGTGGCGGATATGCGCCCACCCCACAGAATGCGTGTATCCGCAAGCGGGCGGTAATAATCAAAATCAAAGCGTGTGTCATAAACGGCGGCGCCTGTATTGATGGCAGTTTTCAACCTGTCACCAAGGGGTTCGGTTGCCATCACATAGGTCGCAACTGGCGTTTGGGTGCGATCAT encodes:
- a CDS encoding M36 family metallopeptidase translates to MTKSGIRNFLACAGISSLALVATGAVAQDEGASDDTLSQLRANVISNAGELASLDRGNSSQAIRSFLRSRGFGVTTAGSATLVKEHFDKQGRRFAAYEQRINGLRVHGAYARLAFDRNNAPIHAMERFATISANVSAAGISEETALNAAITEHFNGQVNSPGRSGSSAGNSNAKVFFEKGTFFYTEPSVERVIIARGAKGQGGLAEGFLVETWSQSDNMLYETVVDGRGRVISSELRTATQDTYSIFPDHPGNSSQTVVSGPGAGNAQSPSGWLAGNQSTQLIQGNNVRAYLDVDANNAPDGGGVPVGNSSFTTSANLAQDPTTTDNRNVAVQNLFYYNNVIHDRLYIHGFTEAAGNFQENNFGNGGAGSDSVNAEAQDGGGFNNANFATPSDGSNPRMQMFLWDLTSPFRDGDLDSDIIWHEYGHGLTWRMIGSMSGDISGAIGEGMADTLAIIINNDDAVGEYSANRSAGIRSSRYGSHQDTIGDFDSNRGVHRNGEIYGATMWDLRTLYLSNGFTDNDLLDDLVGGMNFTPSGPDYFDMRNGILAQAPADRTCLVWEAFAGRGMGDGGSMGGRRRISVTQSFSLPAECDDTPPPPPPVEVDAALANLSGSASSQGRNRWSASVTASVIDNATGSAASNVTVSGTWSTGDSGSCTTDTSGSCSATLSGLRTNRVSSVTFTVNSIAGDANANGVGTSVTINRP
- a CDS encoding MBL fold metallo-hydrolase; this encodes MTLSTPITNTYQRLAVSPIIIMSALTFTAAQAPLHASAQASIEASAQAEEQPEFCGQIPRVGWANYEKLDVSDDWFQVYQLHDDLYAISEPYQWQEVISYLIIGESRALLFDSGNGMGDIKRVVDALTPLSVTVLASHSHIDHVGGHYQFETVLAPETAFTNDRAKGRGNAFVAEEASTAALCRPLPNGVTEDNHRTRAFTPTARVEEGSKIDLGGTVLTVMMIPGHTPDSLMLLDTAKGRLFTGDSYYKGPIWLYASETDLPAYARSIGRMADLAPTLTSIHGAHNEPYSDPAELLKVRNAFTAIMAGTRKPDEVLGTQAIYQFGTFDLLMQKDHDHK
- a CDS encoding TetR/AcrR family transcriptional regulator; the protein is MKSQGARKTHQRRSEQTRDALLTALEALLHEKDFDDISVNEIAARAGVSPASIYRRFDKKEGFIPVLLELYLKRLNEWAASPEASLDLEGVPLREALKMIARSNWWQLTSQAHIMRAIHIYGRKHAQRVEHEFKGMEDAMLASMKAIITLYAHEVTQQDHGKAAGMLAYYLNNIYIERGLFRDDSPDWELDLSDEEFCDQIADFAYGYLTL
- a CDS encoding amidohydrolase family protein codes for the protein MVKFQSYAVKTSDLNQASWQSRKRFGRVGVSAIALAASLTVQPLTAITPIAHAVEDTLPFDGKTADKLEFSVSEGTWMSLDLTPDGKTIVFELLGDLYTMPAAGGKATRILDGLGYAAQPRVSPDGKWIAFISDRDGSNNLWVAPFDGGTLGKPRKLSDEAYTKVISPTWMPDSQYVVMSKITRDQGLTMHHIAGGDGLSLALNNGGGAVEGMGATVSPDGRYIYYARNARGFARFPALQIYRFDLESGEEIQITQGEGGGLRPLLSPDGTLLVYATRRDGETGLRLRNLKTGADTPLVWPVQRDSQENFGADRDVLPGYAFTRDGSALLYHTGGKIQEIALGTGEQREIPFTADVSLDIGPELSFSYRVDDSDMVEAQIIHNPTTSPDGSKLAMSALTKIYVMDKKDGTPTRLTKGDAWEFQPVWSPDGKWIAYVTWSMNEGGHIWKMRANGRGKPQKLTVDPAFYTDLAFSKDGKRIVAMRGNEWQRHQTFSEFGGLATRLDLVWLDAKGSDTNVIVAANGARRPHMGPEDDRIYLYDGGALFSLRYDGSDKRDHLIVEGPRGNRNSTEAPTAEDVRMSPDGKHALAFINKQIYVMPLTKIGGDVPVMAHYGGGLPNKRLTDVGADFFGWSDAGNTIYWAIGSTYLERGMDSIDFAPEDGAEDENNADDKKESTSDSKDSDNDSENTNNLTKIVNETGQEQFDSESDSKESEEQFCSITRIEGGTVTLSEEFDCAENPELMELAKQQADMLKAAQPENPALDADESVTATKISVMVPRSKPVGSIVLRGANVIPMKAGTTASMDRVVENQDILITDNRIVAVGDNGTLDVPAGAEVVDVSGKYIMPGFIDTHAHWEFRTQDVLEPQNWSLAANLAYGVTAGLDVQTSHKDYFAYRDMVDTGQSVGQRAFMTGPGIFGNNDFQSYDAVYHYLSRYSHHYGTYNIKSYIAGNRKQRQWVVKAAKAQNLMPTTEGAGDMKLDITHAIDGMHGNEHTLTIAPMYDDVLTLYAETKTAYTPTLLVQYNGISAEEYFFANEDAYGDEKLRRFYPRNRLAELTQRRGIWARDEEYSFDHIASAAADLQRKGGLVGVGGHGELQGLGYHWEMWAMGLGGMTNVEVLRAATIDGAKIIGIDLDLGSIEAGKLADLVVLDKNPLENIRHTNTIKYVMKNGEFYEGDTLNQIWPTKRDLKPFWWWDGDLRAKNSLKE